DNA from Chryseomicrobium sp. FSL W7-1435:
AGTGGATGGTACCTTTGTTAAAGATAGTGGGTATTCTATTAATCCAGAAACTGCAGATGTACGCGTATACGACGAAAAAATAGTCTATAAACCGACTATCTATTTGATGTTGAACAAACCACCTGGCGTCATTTCTGCAACCGAAGACCATAAAGATCAGACAGTAATGGATTTGTTGGCAGATGACGTTCGACACTATGATTTACATCCGGTCGGTCGTCTCGACAAGGACACGGTAGGGTTATTATTGCTAACAAATGACGGGGACTTGACGCACCAATTGCTGTCACCGAAGAAAAAAGTACCCAAAAAATATTTTGCACACATTGATGGAGTCGTTACGGATGAAGATGTAAAAGCATTTTCAGAAGGAGTCGAAATCGGGGAGGGCTACATTACCAAACCGGGTGAACTGATTATTCTTGAAAGTGCGCCAATGTCCAAAATTGAACTCATCATAACAGAAGGCAAGTTTCACCAAGTAAAGCGCATGTTTGAAGCTGTGGACAAGAAAGTCGTATTTTTGAAAAGGCTACAGATGGGAACGTTGCTTCTAGATGAAACGCTAGCTGAAGGTGACTACCGAGAATTAACGGTCGAAGAACTTGAAAACTTGCGTGCTAAATAAAAAGAGAGGCCCTCAGTAAGTAGGAGGCCTCTCTTTTGTCTAAGTTGTGGGCTGTCTAAGATGAGATTTTAACGCGTTTGTTCGTCGTTGTCCATTTCCCTCTAACAGGGCTGATGACCAGGTCATTAAATGCTAGCACGTTCAAATCTCGTTGAATCGTGCGAGGAGTGATGCCAAATTCATCGACTAAATCTTGTGTTGTTACCGTACCGTTCTCACGGATGAACATATACATATCTTTAATTCGATTAAGCATCCGATCAGTAGTTGGTTTCATTCGTAACCACTCCTTCTTATCGTATCCCTTGACTCGACTAGCGGACGATTGGTAAAACGGTTAACTAGTTTACAGTAGACATCCCCTTTATTTTCTATTCTAAAACTATCTGACAATTTCATTATAATAGCTTTTGCAACAATTTTCTAGAAAATTTGCTGATTTTACAAAACCTTAACGTCATTTCGGTGTAAAATAGAAACATTATTCTATAGAAGGAGGCGCCTCATGAATTGGTTTCAACTTGCAGTAGAACGGAAAGAAGAACTCTTCAGTGAATTGCAGCAACTAATTGCCATTGAAAGTGTACTGGATGAAACCGCTGCTTCAGAACTTTATCCATTTGGTCCAAAGCCCGCAGAAGCGCTTCAATTTTTATTAGCACTCGGAGAAAAAGAAGGGATGACAGCCAAAAATGTTGACCAAGTAGCTGGTCATATCGAAATGGGCCAGGGAGACGAGCTCATTGGGATCTTAGGTCACGTCGATGTTGTCCCAGCTGGCGATGGCTGGTCCGTCCCTCCGTTTGAAGGAAGAATTGTAGGAGACAAAATGATTGGCCGCGGTACAATTGATGACAAGGGGCCGACGATGGCTGCTTGGATGGCTATGAAACTAGTCAAAGATGCAGGTAT
Protein-coding regions in this window:
- a CDS encoding pseudouridine synthase translates to MRIDKFLANMGLGTRKEVKQLIKAKAVTVDGTFVKDSGYSINPETADVRVYDEKIVYKPTIYLMLNKPPGVISATEDHKDQTVMDLLADDVRHYDLHPVGRLDKDTVGLLLLTNDGDLTHQLLSPKKKVPKKYFAHIDGVVTDEDVKAFSEGVEIGEGYITKPGELIILESAPMSKIELIITEGKFHQVKRMFEAVDKKVVFLKRLQMGTLLLDETLAEGDYRELTVEELENLRAK
- a CDS encoding DeoR family transcriptional regulator, translating into MKPTTDRMLNRIKDMYMFIRENGTVTTQDLVDEFGITPRTIQRDLNVLAFNDLVISPVRGKWTTTNKRVKISS